A single genomic interval of Helianthus annuus cultivar XRQ/B chromosome 13, HanXRQr2.0-SUNRISE, whole genome shotgun sequence harbors:
- the LOC110901275 gene encoding glycine-rich cell wall structural protein 1.0-like yields MSGGDVESGYGFGSGPEFGPGKIVKDLDEVGFVVGDWEFLGAVTVPEDKGFDLEVEGGGGGGGGGSGVAVVVGGGGGEEVEVEGAGEEGAGPGEGEDADVGVVEGGGDVGFGGWWWWWWGVVAGGGGTAVVG; encoded by the coding sequence ATGAGTGGCGGCGATGTAGAATCCGGATACGGGTTCGGGTCCGGGCCCGAATTTGGCCCGGGAAAGATCGTAAAAGATTTGGATGAAGTCGGGTTTGTTGTGGGAGATTGGGAGTTTCTTGGAGCCGTGACGGTTCCAGAAGATAAAGGGTTTGATTTGGAGGTGGaaggtgggggtggtggtggtggtggtggaagtgGTGTCGCCGTCGTCGTCGGTGGTGGGGGAggggaggaggtggaggtggagggaGCGGGTGAAGAGGGTGCGGGACCAGGTGAGGGCGAAGATGCCGATGTGGGTGTGGTAGAGGGTGGTGGTGATGTTGGGTttggaggatggtggtggtggtggtggggagtGGTGGCGGGTGGTGGTGGGACGGCGGTGGTCGGTTGA
- the LOC110901274 gene encoding uncharacterized protein LOC110901274 — MALLIGDSPKHACNKMKSININNPDKSQLTILRREHVAGISNKKYTTKVLFRGKTREITIDCTRVANGEDSRLIFSVDNKRVLVVKHLQWKFRGNERVEIDGVHIQVSWDVHNWLLDEEVDDSYALFMFRFEKSGFDYHEDDKFLARLNASGSGFGSGSGFGFGFEMKKMRKEKLKRVKSSSTSSSSLSSASSGCGSVMEWESVEENELKGPSGFSLLVYAWKS, encoded by the coding sequence ATGGCACTCCTTATTGGAGACTCACCAAAACATGCTTGCAATAAGATGAAATCCATCAATATCAATAATCCTGATAAATCCCAGCTCACGATACTCCGGCGCGAACATGTCGCCGGAATATCCAATAAAAAGTACACTACTAAAGTGTTGTTTCGCGGGAAAACCCGTGAAATAACAATTGACTGCACCCGTGTTGCCAACGGAGAAGATTCTAGATTAATCTTCTCCGTTGACAACAAGCGGGTGCTGGTTGTAAAACATTTGCAATGGAAGTTTAGAGGGAATGAGCGCGTCGAAATCGACGGCGTTCATATTCAAGTATCGTGGGATGTACACAACTGGTTGTTGGATGAAGAAGTTGATGATAGTTACGCGTTGTTTATGTTTAGGTTTGAAAAGTCCGGGTTTGATTACCATGAGGATGATAAGTTTTTGGCCCGGTTGAATGCTTCCGGGTCGGGTTTTGGGTCcgggtcgggtttcgggtttgggTTTGAGATGAAGAAAATGAGGAAAGAGAAGTTGAAGCGGGTGAAAAGCTCGTCGACGTCATCGTCGTCGTTATCGTCGGCGTCTTCGGGTTGCGGGTCGGTGATGGAATGGGAGAGTGTGGAGGAGAATGAGCTCAAAGGGCCTTCGGGTTTTTCGTTGTTGGTTTATGCTTGGAAGAGTTGA